In Thermodesulfobacteriota bacterium, the DNA window GCTCCCTTATATATCGCGGCGGCGGCACTGGCACTGACGCTCCCCACAGGCTGCGGGCCGGGCTTCCCCATAGTCACCGCCGAGCAGGATACGCTGAAGACGAACGTCGACTCCCTCATGCGGAAAACGCCTGACCTCGAACGGAGGCTCGCCGCTATCGAGGGGATCAAGGGCGGCCTTGGCACCGCCGCCGCCCAGGCGAGCGCCGACATAGAGGTCATCCGCGAGGACCTCGCCAAACTCCGGGGCACGATCGAGGAAAAGGACTACGATATAGAGCAGGTAAACGAAAAGGCCGAAGCTCTCGCAGAAACGCTCGGCAGCATAGAGGGGCGGCTCTCCTCGATCGAGGAGAAGATGCAAGAGGACGGGACGGCGGACGAGTGGTCCTCCGAGCCGGCGCCGGGTGAGGTGGAGTCGCTGCTCGAGCCCGTAAAGGCCGACATAGAGGCCATCAAGAACTCGCTCGAGGCCATAGAGGAGGCACTCGGGGGGCTGGACGAGAGACTCGCCGCGGTCGAGGCGGGCAGTGTGGCGGAGGTGCCGCAGAAAGACAGGGCCCCGGACCCGGCCAACCTCTACATGGAGGGCTACAGGGAAACGATGGACAACAGGAACTACCCGGCGGGCAGGGAAATATTCAAACGCTTCCTCTCGCTCTTCCCGGAGCACGAACTGGCGGACAACGCCCAGTACTGGCTCGGCGAGATATACTACGCCGAGGGTGACTGGGAGAGGGCCGTTCTCGAGTTCAACAAGGTCATAAAGGACTACCCCGACGGGGACAAGGTGGCCGCCGCCAAGCTGAAGCAGGCCTTCTCATTCAACAAGCTCGGGGCCGATAAGGAGGCACGGGTCCTCCTTGAGCAGATCATCGAAAAGTTCCCCGCATACCCCGAGGCGGAGCACGCGAAGAAACGGCTCGAAGAGATGGACAAGCCTCCGGCGGACTGACCGGGCCGTAGATTCCTCCTCGCACAGAGCACGCCTAACCTTACCGGATACCATTACGCACGGGTTGAAAGTGGCACCCACGGTCGCGATCACAAAATGCGCAAGCTACGGGGAAGAGGAGGTATACCGCGCCGCCGGAGACGCAGTTGAACGGCTCGGCGGTATGGAGAAGTTCGTAAAGAGGGGCGAGCGGATACTCCTTAAACCCAACCTCCTCGGCCCGAAACCCCGGGAGGCCGCGGTCACCACTGACCCGTCGGTCGTCGGGGCGATGATACGGCTCGTCAAGGAGGCCGGGGGGGTGCCGGTCGTGGGCGACAGCGCCGCCCTGGGAAGCGCCCTTAAGGCCGCCGAAATGTGCGGCGTGGCCGAGGCCTGCAGGAGGCACGGAAGCGAACTCATCGAGCTCACCGACCCGGTCGCCGTGGAAAGCCCCTCGGGCCACACCTTCAAGCGCTTCGAGGTGGCACGCGCGGCGCTCGAGGCCGACGGCATCATAAACCTCCCCAAGCTCAAGACCCACGCCCAGATGTTCCTGACCCTCGGGGTCAAGAACACCTTCGGGTGCGTACCCGGAAAGCTCAAAAGCCAGTGGCACTTCTCGGCCGGGGTAGACACCTCCATGTTCGCCGGCATGCTCCTGGACCTGCACCTCTTCCTCAAGCCGCGCCTCTCGCTCGTGGACGGCATAGTCGCCATGGAGGGCAACGGCCCCGGAAACGGAGACCCCCGGAAGCTCGGGCTCGTCTTCGCCTCGGATAACGCAATAGCGATGGACACGGTAATAGCCGCCGTCCTCGGCGCCAGGCCCGGCGACGTGCCCATACTCAAAAGGGCCCGGGAAACCGGGCTCGGCGAAACGGATATCGAAGCCATAGAGCTGCTCGGTGAGATGGAGACCGTCGACGGCTTCCGCTTCCCGCCGCTCGTAGACGTGAACTTCGCCTCCCGCCTCCCCTACTTCATAGACAGGAGAGTACGAAAGGCCGTAACGGCACGGCCGCACATAGACGTCGATATCTGCACGCTCTGCTCCTC includes these proteins:
- the ybgF gene encoding tol-pal system protein YbgF codes for the protein MKKAPLYIAAAALALTLPTGCGPGFPIVTAEQDTLKTNVDSLMRKTPDLERRLAAIEGIKGGLGTAAAQASADIEVIREDLAKLRGTIEEKDYDIEQVNEKAEALAETLGSIEGRLSSIEEKMQEDGTADEWSSEPAPGEVESLLEPVKADIEAIKNSLEAIEEALGGLDERLAAVEAGSVAEVPQKDRAPDPANLYMEGYRETMDNRNYPAGREIFKRFLSLFPEHELADNAQYWLGEIYYAEGDWERAVLEFNKVIKDYPDGDKVAAAKLKQAFSFNKLGADKEARVLLEQIIEKFPAYPEAEHAKKRLEEMDKPPAD
- a CDS encoding DUF362 domain-containing protein, which translates into the protein MAPTVAITKCASYGEEEVYRAAGDAVERLGGMEKFVKRGERILLKPNLLGPKPREAAVTTDPSVVGAMIRLVKEAGGVPVVGDSAALGSALKAAEMCGVAEACRRHGSELIELTDPVAVESPSGHTFKRFEVARAALEADGIINLPKLKTHAQMFLTLGVKNTFGCVPGKLKSQWHFSAGVDTSMFAGMLLDLHLFLKPRLSLVDGIVAMEGNGPGNGDPRKLGLVFASDNAIAMDTVIAAVLGARPGDVPILKRARETGLGETDIEAIELLGEMETVDGFRFPPLVDVNFASRLPYFIDRRVRKAVTARPHIDVDICTLCSSCVETCPAGVMEKRDRIVIDYDRCIRCYCCQEVCPEGAISVKQGWLKKIVPGL